CAGTAGAGGACCCAGAATGGAACCCTGAAGATCTCCTCGGGTTCCATTTATCATGACAGCAGCAGATCTGACTTTAAACTAAacttaaattagatttttaatcgTTTATTTATCTCATACAGGCCACAGTCCTGTAAAGAggtaaaacataaaagaaaataaatgacagaatgaGAAAAGAAACCCTTAAAGCAATGTTTATAAAACGTAGGATGAAGTTTAACTGATGAACTTCTAGCAGATCTGTTTATTTCAAACCTTATGATTCTAAACCTCTGAGGAAACCCCAGTAACACCTCCATTGCACACATTATtggattttaatttattttctatctTCCTTTTTAAATCGTGCTCTCTTCCATAAGTTTACCCCACAAACCAAACAAATGGCcttttagaaattattttccTGTGTCAGTTTTGCTACTTCTGCTTCAGAAGAGACCTAAAAgatcattttactgtttgtttaatGTTGACCTCAGCCTTCTGCTCCTTATCTAGCGTTAGTTTGATGTTTGTCCTCCTCAGATCCAGCTGTGGGACACTGCAGGCCAGGAGCGCTTCAGGAAGTCCATGGTGCAGCACTACTACCGGAACGTGCACGCCGTCGTCTTCGTGTACGACATCACCAATGCGGCCAGCTTCCGCAGCCTCCCCGCCTGGATCGAGGAGTGCCGGCAGCACGCCCTGGGCTCCGAGGTCCCCCGGATCCTGGTGGGGAACAAGTGCGACCTGCGGGACTCGGTTCAGGTGTGGACGGACGTGGCGCAGCAGTTCGCCGACGCCCACTCCATGCCGCTGTTCGAGACGTCCGCCAAGAACCCCAACGGCCCGGGAGACAGCAACCACGGAAACAGCGACCACGTGGAGGCCATCTTCATGACGGTGGCCCACAAGCTCAAGTCCCAGAAGCCCCTGGTGCTCAGCCAGCCGCCGGGGGCCTTAGGGGCCACCGTCAGCCTGAGCAGGGGCCGGGATGATGGGGCGGACGGGTCCCGGAGCTgggcctgcagcagctgctgagaGAGGAAACGGTGAGACAGCCTGAAGGATTTTATGAGGCTGAGAAAAGAGAGAGCAGAAACATCTTCAATCAGAAGGTCTCAGAGGGGTTCTCCTTAACTGCTGGGGCTCAACTTTATGAACGACTTTCAGGGATTCTGGGTCGTATTTACCGCGTGATTCTCGTTTTTTTGTTGGATCCACTGATCCTGATAAAGTGGCCAAAAATCGTACTTGAAGGAGAGCCGAGGCGGAGCTGTGGACAGAACACCAGAGCAACACCATCCCAGCAGCTCGTTCGTGTGGAGACAGAGGAGGCTTCACTGATTGGTGGTTTCGACATATCTTGTCCACTCCCTTCTAGAAGTTTTGTTTGGGTTCTCGGTGACTGCAGGTTGGTTCCAGTCTAGCGGCCTCATTAAAGGATCTCTGTGGAGCGTTCTTCtcatttattgctgtttttatgttcagtctTTGAAGACGCCTCGCTTCCACACAGTTCTGCCTCAGGCCTGTCCAGCTGTAGAACAGACTGCCTCCTGGTGGTCATCGTGAGGAAGTTCATTACATTTACAGCTtcagataagatagataagatagtcctttatttcatCCACTTTATCCGGTAGTTTTATGGAATATGAAAACAGGACCAATGATACCTGGAGAGAAATACGTGAGGAGCTTATTCTGAAACATGTGGAGCCCGTTTAGTGaaatcatgtgatggaggacaTATGAAGCTCTACAGGATGCGTGTTTTCTGTATGTTACACAGCTAGCATGTGCTAAACCAGCTGAGGGAGTCTCTTCTAACAGCTGACAGCCTGTTAGTCATCTTTCCAGCTTCCAGATGTGCAGTCTGGTCTAATCTAAAAGTAGAAATGATTCAACAGACTCAAGGTAAATTACGAACcagaagaaacagaagcaggAGTTTCATCTGTTTGGAACTGAGGTGTAAAAATATTTCCTCCTCCAAAGAACATCTGCTAAGTTCATGTTTGGATCCACGTTTTCTATCTCGCGGTTGTCCCTGCCTCTGCTAACTCAGCGCTAAATGTCTGAGCTGACCGACTACGAACCACGAGTGTCGTTGTCTAGCAAAGCTTTCCATGGAGTTAAAACAAGTCTACTCCTAGAATGGTCTGCTGGTTGGAACAGCTCCACAGGGGTCTTTAGAGGGGCCCCTGGCTAAACTGGGGGCCTTTAGAGGGGCCCCTGGCTAAACTGGGGGCCTTTAGAGGGACGACTGGTTAGACTGGGGGTCTTTAGAGGGGCCCCTGGCTAAACTGGGGGCCTTTAGAGGGGCCCCTGGCTAAACTGGGGGTCTTTAGAGGGGCCCCTGGCTAAACTGGGGGCCTTTAGAGGGACCACTGGCTAAACTGGGGGCCTTTAGAGGGGCCCCTGTCTAAACTGGGGGCCTTTAGAGGGGCCCCTGGTTAAACTGGGGGCCTTTAGATGGGCCCCTGGCTAAACTGGGGGCCTTTAGAGGGGCCCCTGGTTAAACTGGGGGCCTTTAGAGGGACTACTGGTTAGACTGGGGGTCTTTAGAGGGGTTGCTGGTTTGACTGAAGggaatcatttcattttaaggtTCTGTTTGAGACAGATTCAGAGCCACTTCACTAACTTCTTACAGTTGattggtgattttaaaaaggGATTGTGTTTAAAATCTTCCATCTAGAGAAGCCCTGAGGTGATCACATCCACGTTTCCACGTCTAAAGCCTCAGACTGGAGGGATTATTCTGCTCCACTCAGTTTCAAACTGCTTTTTCCTCCTGTTCTCTATGAATCGTGTTGTCATGCTGATGGATTTAGATGACCTGAGGTTTCATAGCTGGGTGGTCAGCGGACCTTATTAACCAATCAGCAGACAATTGGGgcatttttctgtctgactgagGCAGGATGGTCTCAGAGTTTAGAGCTGATAGGAGCTAATTGGAGAAGAGAGTTTCACCAGATAGATGCGGTCTAAAGATCTGAATGCTGGTCTGCATTTAAACCAGGAGACTTAAATTCATCTTAGTCCAAGTTCCACATCCAGACCAGTataaccacagcagaataacctataacctataaataaccacaactcctaatggttcctttgttttagtgcaaaaatgttcacatttaaggaattatcttttcgctaaacatcatgaaccagaaatttatgaagaaaaataaattcagtttcatcaacattcagcctcagtttatcatttccacattacaacttccagatcacagagtgtcgacaaaggaacacaacatttagtcatctggaactgaaccagagaggatttactggaggatcaaaaccacaaaagtcagacaaaacagacaaaaaacaacaaaagcaagacaaaaatattacaaaaatgtgacacaaaatgacaaaagcaagaaacaaaacaaagaaagagacaaaaaattagacaaaaaaagttacaaagtgacaaaagcatgaaacaaaatgacaaaaacatgagacatgacaagtcagacaaaaaaggacaaaaacaagacataatactacaaaaatgagacacaaaatgacaaaagaacaatgaacaatctcgtattttactttatgatcaaaacaacttgtcatggtctagaaattattttaaatttatagtttcttctctgtaaattttacactttgtaaataggaccagattggaccctctggaggcccACGGGCCGTGGTTCTGCTGCTTTGGTCTTCTCAGAGGACAGATCAAACCTTCTCTCAGGACTGTTAGAGGCAATGCACTGAGACAAACCACCAGGTGATCTGTCAGCGACTACAGAGTTTTATTCTGGGTTTGGTTGctgcttcttctgttttctcatCCATCTGTCTTCATGCAGCTGTCGTTTCTTTTGCCTTATTTTGTTCACAAAGCAGCTGTATCTGTCATCGCCCGCCAGAGTTCCTGATTCAGTGACAGATGAATGAAACAGGGTGGTAAGGAGGCGCTTGCAGTGGTTTAATTACGTGTAACATTGCAATAAACTACCCTGAACATTTCACTGAATAGTCCAGCTTTCTTTATTAAACACATAGAAAACATCTGCTTTCACATTAAACATTTCAGTCCTGACGTGGGAATAAGCATTCAGGTTAAAGTTTCAGTGAATCTGGTCACAGAAATGTTTGGTCACAGAGGAAATGAGCACACGGTCCAAAGTGCTTCCAATCAGTTTAAATAAGTCACATCTCTACCAGACCTCCAGACGTCCTGAGGCTCCTCCTGAGGCTCCTCCTCTGTCCATGAGATGTAAAGTAATGTCCATCATCTCTTCAGGGCTGAAGGACCAGAGGTTTGGTCTCAGGTCAGTCTGCTGTATGAAGCCAGGCTGGAAggaccctcctcttcctctgtggtgtttctgctgctggacGCAGCAGAAGAGTTGAAGAGTCTGTCGTCGCCTCCTGCTGGACACAGAGAAGATGTTTGGTGTCTTTTATCAGGAGCTCAGATGGATTCTCGACCTGATGTACGTTAAATAGTGTATATTCTCCATCAGTAAGGATGACTGTAACTGAATATAAACAGAGACAGGACTGGAGGAGCTGTTTACTGTCATATCCACTAATAtccatcagtttgtctcctgcaggtACATCTGCTGTTATTTCCCACTGAGGTAAATATCCTAAATAAGGATAGCTCAAACATCGGggccgatatttggcatttttctgattatctgtattttattgGTCGATAATTGATAAATGAAACGTGTTACTTCAGGTCTGATTCCGTCTCTTCTCTCTGATCTCAGAAACATCTGAAAACCAGAAGCACCAACAAGTAAGTTAGCTTCTCTCACGGTGGCtaaagctatgctaacagctagctgcTACGTTAGAAGTCACAGATTAacctggaaaacaataattaataaaacgTTAAcatctggaccttagtgggcgATAACagtgacagaacagtgaaagattaataaaacagaagaacagcaaCAGACAGACTGATCAATCTGAGTCTATTCAGTGATAGTTGTCCTGAATAATGGAGAGGTCTGGTTGGATGACGGGTTCCTGCTGTCTCATGCTGTTagaacattacatttaatttaaatcagTTCTAAATATCAATAATCTGCATCAGAATCAgccctaaaaaacaaaaacacagcggTCCACCCCTGAtcttacagcatttatcagccCCTGAACTGTAACATCCAGGCTGAACCCAACAAACTTCAAATCCAGGTTATTCTACTGTGTTTCAGAGGTTTTCTATTATGGGACGGACATGTCCTCTACCAGGTACTAAAGAGCTGCAGAACAGAGGAACAGACTCTTAGAGGAGCATTTAACCTGAGATCCTACCTCGCCAGGTGCACACCATCTCCGTGTCTCCAGGATcacactgaggaaccagagTCTCCTGCAACACGCACAGCATCACTTGTATGTTCTAAACATCACACATATGTTCTAAACAGCACACATATCATCACATGTATGTTCTAAACATCACATATATCACATGTGTGTTGACAACTGGAACAACTGGAACTGAAATGTTCTGTCCGTAACGTTAAAATAAACTGTGTCAGTGCAGCAGCTAAAAGTCCAGCCTGGCTGACAGCATGTCCAGCTCTGGGATTTAAACAGGAAACTAGAGCTATTCATTTAATAATTAGATTTATAGCAGCCTTTATGTTCCATCCTCTGGTTTATTTAACACTGTCCAGATGTTTCCTGATGTTTCTTTCTTAGTAGATGGATTTTTaacttcatgttgtgttttcagttccATTCCTGGTCCTGATGTTTTAGGTTCTTTTATCCATTAATCTAGCTAGCTGTCGCATCAAACACACAGTTCTGATTTCAGACATTCATCATCTTTGTCAGTTCAAGAGGAAGGAAGGTTTCAGAGCTCGAGGATGAACCACCGTGAGGGAAACtagtttagtttgtttagtGATTCTAGACGTGGTGGTCCCTACCAGTCCAGTCCTGGCATCGTAGCAGCCACAGCGGGGCAGACTCCGGCAGCCcacccagccaatcagagcagacagaaccaggctgaTGGAGCAGCTCAGCAGGATGGTGGCATTAGCTCCCTTCACCATCCGATGGAGGACAAACGTCTGAGCAGGAAACAGAAGCTAACTGCAGCACACTGGGCACAACATGCATTAAATAAGACAGAAACTCTTCAGCTGACGAGTGGAAAACGTCACGACTCCATAAATACCATCATTAGGATTTAAATCCCAACGTCTGAACACTAATCACTGCTAATAATACAACATATATAATAATACTATAATATCTGCACATTTATGGAGGATGTTTACTGGTGTTCTGCATGAATAAGAGATCTGGTCAGAGAGCAGGAAAACATCTGGACATGAGCagattttaaccctcgtgtcgtcctgcgggtcaaattgacccattttaaagttgaaaatgtggaaaaaaatatattttcacagtaaaacttctgatgtccactttttcaatattttggggaattttttgaacattttttggtgggaaaaaagaaatgttaaaaatgtttcttaagaacattcacataaaaatcaaccaaaatccagttaATTTcggtggattttggttgatttttatgtgaatgttcttaaagaaaatataagaagttttattgatatatatggaatcacttcagatatttttaggatttttttggaagatttttactcattttttaaaaatatttacaagaattttcttgccaaatttgggggatttgtttttaatattttttaaataaaacttttaaggaattattggaattttcttcctgaaggttttgcaaattttcggaaatttggggatttttttgctgaatttttggatttttttcagacaaggaaacaatattttttggtgcctgtaaatgaggacaacaggagggttaatacagcTGCTAAATCTTTACTAAGTCATTCCCTGGCAGGTATCTGAGAGAGGATGAGAGTACGCCGACCAGAACTTTTCATACAGAAATCCAGGatgtattacagtttttctcagatcagaactgAAATTCTctaaactacttgttcaatcttcacatcactgtgtcacttgtgcacatcagaaagcagtttctcatttctctgAACCAGCTGTAAATGCTTTGgttcatccatgcaaatgattctgtccagttctctgctgtttcctccatTATCAGCTGCTTCTGTCCTGTTGATCTAAATGTAttctaatgggtctctgttgaatattctcacctccaacaacatTTAGGCATCAGTTCATCACATCAGTCTTTAAAAAAGTTGTCAGAATATGTCaggatgtttctatacatttccattagacttttttccTAAATCTGTCCTGAGTTGGTAAATTGCTCTCAGGTGAAGCTTGAATTTCTCtatgaagggaaatgtgtgaagggtttgggttttctgaaattactcaaagacacaagagaagatattcatgatgtggatgagaGTTTGTgtccaacagacaggaacgtcaggaggtgtaggaagactgcactggaaTTCCTACAGCTGCATGGACAGTTTTCCCTCaggagattgtcctatgttcacatttctactttagttttttgttttttctttgtgctatgcagcactgttttcctttctgtatcacaatgaAGTGATCTGTCAACTAATCACaccacaaacagtaaaagtataaatgtgaatcttgtccagtctcttggaatcaatctcccacatacactaaggaggaacttacaatttacaataactgGCATCAgaactttagccatagtttaatcagaacatccctccagagaacactgttagAATGACACCATGACTCAGCAATCTGACCGTctgatccacacaatgacaccaggACTGGTCATTCTGAtccactgacatgttcactgacacATATTTACTCTGAGAGATGAACTCAGGATATGGAGCAGAGACTGGCTTTTACatgtaatccatggtgtttcaCTATTTGTacaaaaattgttttgagaaatgctcTTCCTGTTTTGCAATTGTCGAGGATGATtggagaaatgtaccaaagcgactgagaaaaactgtaatgagGAGACAGTGTGAGGTGTCTGAGGAGAAAGCAGTTAATGAAAGATCCGGAGTGTTTGGCTGTTACCACTTCAGGACTGTCGTGGTGATGGAAgacctcttcatcctcctccccgTAGGTCAGAGTCAGACAGGAGTAGCCCGATAAGAAGAGAACCGCCACACAGGAGAGTCCTGCAGCCGCCACCATCACACTCACctggagacagaaacacaagctCAGAGATGAATGCTGGCTGAGAAACTGAAAGAGagagtttgtttgtgtctgtgtgtgtgtgcatgtgtgtgtgtatatatatatatatatatatatatatatatatatatatatatatatatatatatatatatatatatatatatatatatatacacacacacatatatttatatatattttttttttaatttaatcaatttatttcttttttttgctcattttcttttcctaTATTTGGGTCTTGGAGGGTTAAGCTGcttttgattagattttgattatttttcttataGTTCAggaaaatcagaaatccagtatgtcaaaatattagaacatttcattccatttttgagtaaattcaattcagttcagttcagttttatttaaatagcacCAATTATGTATCCAGAAGCTTTCCAGAACCCATCTGAAGCCCAGAGCAGGAAAGAAAGCACTCCTCTGACTGTTTAACCAGAATAAATGTCTGTATGAAGAAAATGATGCAGCTAGAAgtggaataaaaacagaagagtgGAGTCAGTCATGCATCTCTGTAGGAACGGAAAGCAAAGACCACATTTCTAAAAGGAAAACACTACAGAGTTCAGTCTGGAGACATTCTGGCGTTTATTTCCTTTCATTCACTGCAGGGTGGAGTTTACAACAGCAGATCTG
This Amphiprion ocellaris isolate individual 3 ecotype Okinawa chromosome 13, ASM2253959v1, whole genome shotgun sequence DNA region includes the following protein-coding sequences:
- the rab33ba gene encoding RAB33B, member RAS oncogene family a, with amino-acid sequence MAESGSSAGFSGSQTGSLTGSGLPPPRTRIFKIIVIGDSGVGKTCLTYRFCAGKFPEKTEATIGVDFRERLVEIDGEKIKIQLWDTAGQERFRKSMVQHYYRNVHAVVFVYDITNAASFRSLPAWIEECRQHALGSEVPRILVGNKCDLRDSVQVWTDVAQQFADAHSMPLFETSAKNPNGPGDSNHGNSDHVEAIFMTVAHKLKSQKPLVLSQPPGALGATVSLSRGRDDGADGSRSWACSSC
- the zgc:113425 gene encoding uncharacterized protein zgc:113425 isoform X2 encodes the protein MDRYRYFIFNQRSVLVLGILQVACAGLCVVCGFMDAVFRKDTPLSSTRTPVWGGLVMACPGVLALFASQRKHSVLVSVMVAAAGLSCVAVLFLSGYSCLTLTYGEEDEEVFHHHDSPEVTFVLHRMVKGANATILLSCSISLVLSALIGWVGCRSLPRCGCYDARTGLETLVPQCDPGDTEMVCTWRGGDDRLFNSSAASSSRNTTEEEEGPSSLASYSRLT
- the zgc:113425 gene encoding uncharacterized protein zgc:113425 isoform X1 — translated: MDRYRYFIFNQRSVLVLGILQVACAGLCVVCGFMDAVFRKDTPLSSTRTPVWGGLVMACPGVLALFASQRKHSVLVSVMVAAAGLSCVAVLFLSGYSCLTLTYGEEDEEVFHHHDSPEVTFVLHRMVKGANATILLSCSISLVLSALIGWVGCRSLPRCGCYDARTGLETLVPQCDPGDTEMVCTWRAGGDDRLFNSSAASSSRNTTEEEEGPSSLASYSRLT